The proteins below come from a single Azospirillum thiophilum genomic window:
- a CDS encoding error-prone DNA polymerase has translation MIRYAELQVATSFSFLEGASQPDELALTAAALGLAAVGVTDRNSLAGVVQMHAAARKAGIRALIGCRLDLTDADSLLAYPTDRAAYARLSRLLTLGKRRAPKGDCFITRADVLAHADGMLFLLLSPDRRDDAFLAELRAWRGGLARGQLHLAASHRYRGDDGRRLGWLAGLAEAERVPLVATNDVLYHGTGRRTLADVMTCIRHHTTIDEAGWRLSANAERHLKPGVEMMRLFRDHPDAVARTAEIADACRFSLDELRYEYPDEVAEGGDPQSRLVELTWEGAAARYPSDRFPGGIPDAVRLTVERELALIADRRYAPYFLTVHDIVRFARGEGILCQGRGSAANSAVCYCLGITSIDPTEFELLFERFISAARDEPPDIDVDFEHERREEVIQYIYRKYGRDRAGLTATVVRYRARGALREVGKAMGLSADLVGRLTGSIWGWSGQGVDAERARSLGFDPDDPRLGRTLELAQELIGFPRHLSQHVGGFVITRGPLSDLCPVANAAMEDRTTIEWDKDDIDALGILKVDVLALGMLTCIRRAFDLIEQVHGTRWTLATLPQEDPAVYEMLGRADSLGVFQVESRAQMSMLPRLKPKTFYDLVIEVAIVRPGPIQGGMVHPYLRRRSGAEDITYPMRVLEPVLKRTLGVPLFQEQAMKVAMVGAGFTAEEADRLRRAMAAFRKTGQVRLFHDKFVAGMTANGCDPAFAERCFHQIEGFGEYGFPESHAASFALLVYVSAWIKRHHPAIFAAALLNSQPMGFYAPAQIVRDAREHGVTVLPPDVNLSGWDCAVEEFPSPAPGEGRLRLRLGLRLIRGFTEEQAKVIVLSRAGGYRDPYDVWRRARLPVAVLEKLAKADAFRSVGLDRRAALWAVRALGDQPLPLFARLDGPMAEEPDAPLPAMALGEHVVMDYGSLSLSLKAHPLALLRDGLPGVTAAERLAQTRDGRRLTVAGLVLVRQRPGSAEGVVFVTLEDETGIANLVVMPDIFETFRRAVMTARLMAVTGRVQNHDGVVHLRVESLIDLTHRLAELTGEDRPAATPFPRGRNFH, from the coding sequence ATGATCCGCTACGCCGAATTGCAGGTCGCCACCAGTTTCAGCTTCCTGGAAGGCGCCTCGCAGCCCGACGAGCTGGCATTGACCGCGGCGGCGCTGGGGCTGGCGGCGGTCGGGGTGACGGACCGCAATTCGCTGGCCGGGGTGGTGCAGATGCACGCGGCGGCGAGGAAGGCGGGGATCCGGGCGCTGATCGGCTGCCGGCTCGACCTGACCGACGCCGACAGCCTGCTGGCCTATCCGACCGACCGCGCCGCCTATGCCCGGCTGTCGCGGCTGCTGACGCTGGGCAAGAGGCGGGCGCCGAAGGGGGACTGCTTCATCACCCGCGCCGACGTGCTGGCCCATGCCGACGGCATGCTGTTCCTGCTGCTGTCCCCCGACCGCCGCGACGATGCCTTCCTCGCCGAACTGCGGGCCTGGCGCGGCGGGCTGGCGCGCGGACAGCTCCATCTGGCGGCGAGCCACCGCTATCGCGGCGACGACGGGCGTCGGCTGGGCTGGCTTGCCGGCCTGGCCGAGGCCGAACGGGTGCCGCTGGTCGCCACCAACGACGTGCTCTATCACGGCACCGGGCGGCGGACGCTGGCCGACGTGATGACCTGCATCCGCCACCACACCACCATCGACGAGGCCGGCTGGCGGCTGTCCGCCAACGCCGAACGCCATTTGAAGCCCGGCGTCGAGATGATGCGGCTGTTCCGCGACCATCCCGACGCCGTCGCCCGCACGGCGGAGATCGCCGACGCCTGCCGCTTCTCGCTGGACGAACTGCGCTACGAGTACCCCGACGAGGTGGCCGAGGGCGGCGACCCGCAGAGCCGGCTGGTGGAGCTGACCTGGGAGGGGGCAGCGGCGCGCTACCCGTCCGACCGCTTTCCCGGCGGCATCCCCGATGCGGTCCGGCTCACGGTGGAGCGCGAGCTGGCCCTGATCGCCGACCGGCGCTACGCCCCCTATTTCCTGACCGTCCACGACATCGTCCGCTTCGCCAGGGGCGAGGGCATCCTGTGCCAGGGGCGGGGCAGCGCCGCCAACTCCGCCGTCTGCTATTGCCTGGGCATCACCTCGATCGATCCGACCGAATTCGAGCTGCTGTTCGAACGCTTCATCTCCGCCGCCCGCGACGAGCCCCCCGACATCGACGTCGATTTCGAGCATGAGCGGCGCGAGGAGGTGATCCAGTACATCTACCGCAAATACGGCCGCGACCGCGCCGGCCTGACCGCCACCGTCGTCCGCTACCGCGCCCGCGGCGCCCTGCGCGAGGTCGGCAAGGCGATGGGACTGTCGGCCGATCTGGTGGGACGGCTGACCGGCTCGATCTGGGGCTGGAGCGGCCAGGGGGTGGACGCGGAGCGTGCCCGGTCGCTGGGCTTCGACCCGGACGACCCCAGGCTCGGCCGCACGCTGGAACTGGCGCAGGAACTGATCGGCTTTCCCCGCCACCTGTCGCAGCATGTCGGCGGCTTCGTCATCACCCGCGGCCCGTTGTCCGACCTCTGTCCGGTCGCCAACGCGGCGATGGAGGACCGCACCACCATCGAGTGGGACAAGGACGACATCGACGCGCTGGGCATCCTCAAGGTCGACGTGTTGGCGTTGGGCATGCTGACCTGCATCCGCCGGGCCTTCGACCTGATCGAACAGGTGCATGGCACGCGTTGGACGCTGGCCACGCTGCCCCAGGAGGATCCGGCGGTCTACGAGATGCTTGGACGGGCCGACAGCCTGGGCGTCTTCCAGGTCGAGAGCCGGGCGCAGATGAGCATGCTGCCAAGGCTGAAGCCGAAGACCTTCTACGATCTGGTGATCGAGGTCGCCATCGTCCGCCCCGGCCCGATCCAGGGCGGCATGGTGCATCCCTACCTGCGCCGCCGCAGCGGGGCGGAGGACATCACCTACCCGATGCGGGTGCTGGAACCGGTCCTGAAGCGGACGCTGGGCGTGCCGCTGTTCCAGGAGCAGGCGATGAAGGTCGCCATGGTCGGCGCCGGCTTCACCGCCGAGGAGGCCGACCGGCTGCGCCGCGCCATGGCCGCTTTCCGCAAGACGGGGCAGGTCCGCCTGTTCCACGACAAGTTCGTCGCCGGCATGACCGCCAACGGCTGCGACCCTGCCTTCGCCGAACGCTGTTTCCACCAGATCGAGGGGTTCGGCGAATACGGCTTCCCCGAAAGCCACGCCGCCAGCTTCGCCCTGCTGGTCTATGTCTCGGCCTGGATCAAGCGCCACCACCCCGCCATCTTCGCCGCCGCCCTGCTGAACAGCCAGCCGATGGGGTTCTACGCCCCGGCCCAGATCGTCCGCGACGCGCGCGAGCATGGCGTGACCGTCCTGCCGCCCGACGTGAACCTGTCGGGGTGGGATTGCGCGGTGGAGGAGTTTCCCTCTCCCGCTCCTGGAGAGGGCCGGCTGCGCCTCCGCCTCGGCCTCCGCCTGATCAGGGGCTTCACCGAGGAGCAGGCCAAGGTCATCGTCCTCTCCCGCGCCGGCGGCTACCGCGACCCCTACGATGTGTGGCGCCGTGCCCGCCTGCCGGTCGCCGTCCTGGAAAAGCTCGCCAAGGCCGACGCCTTCCGCTCGGTCGGGCTCGACCGCCGGGCGGCGCTGTGGGCAGTCCGGGCGCTGGGCGACCAGCCGTTGCCGCTGTTCGCCCGTCTCGACGGCCCGATGGCCGAGGAACCGGACGCGCCGCTGCCGGCCATGGCGCTGGGCGAGCATGTGGTGATGGATTACGGCAGCTTGTCCTTGTCGCTGAAGGCCCACCCGCTGGCGCTGCTGCGCGACGGGCTGCCCGGCGTCACCGCGGCGGAGCGGCTGGCGCAGACGCGCGATGGCCGGCGGCTGACCGTTGCCGGGCTGGTGCTGGTGCGACAGCGGCCGGGCAGCGCCGAGGGTGTCGTCTTCGTCACGCTGGAAGACGAGACCGGGATCGCCAATCTCGTCGTCATGCCCGACATCTTCGAAACCTTCCGCCGCGCAGTCATGACCGCAAGGTTGATGGCGGTCACCGGCCGGGTCCAGAACCATGACGGCGTGGTGCATCTGCGCGTCGAATCGCTGATCGACCTCACCCACCGGCTGGCCGAGTTGACCGGCGAGGACCGCCCCGCGGCAACGCCCTTTCCCAGGGGGCGCAATTTTCATTGA
- a CDS encoding GGDEF domain-containing response regulator: MSNDFLFAPDASPPPQGPPGGEKASDSAVPDFGAPDPDAPPWLILVADDEPEMHAVTRLALARLRFRGRPVRLLDCTSAAEAERILRGTPDIAVLLLDVVMETEEAGLHLVRRIREDPGNRSIRIILRTGQPARVPEEDLVLAYEIDGFAAKTDMTAGRLITCVVTALRAHADFRALEQRVAERTRQLEEATARLNRLAVLDPLTGVWNRRRFLELTEAELARARRHGRPLGLFLLDPDGFRRITDTHGLAAGDAVLRALVKRVRAALRISDHLARFGGEEFVVLLPETDAAGTAVVAERVRAALADSPVPVPGTGPGPRPAESRAVTASIGATAWLPLEPSVEQAFHRAERALQAARQAGGNRVEVG; the protein is encoded by the coding sequence ATGTCCAACGATTTCCTGTTCGCCCCGGACGCTTCCCCACCCCCGCAGGGCCCGCCGGGCGGGGAGAAGGCCTCCGACTCCGCCGTCCCGGATTTCGGCGCCCCGGACCCGGACGCCCCGCCCTGGCTGATCCTGGTCGCCGACGACGAGCCGGAGATGCATGCCGTCACCCGGCTGGCGCTGGCGCGGCTGCGCTTCCGCGGCCGTCCCGTCCGGCTCCTCGATTGCACCAGCGCCGCGGAGGCGGAACGGATCCTGCGCGGCACTCCGGACATCGCCGTCCTTCTGCTGGACGTGGTGATGGAGACCGAGGAGGCCGGCCTGCATCTGGTCCGCAGAATCCGCGAGGATCCCGGCAACCGCAGCATCCGCATCATCCTGCGAACCGGCCAGCCCGCCCGGGTGCCGGAAGAAGACCTCGTCCTCGCCTATGAGATCGACGGCTTCGCGGCGAAGACGGACATGACCGCGGGCAGGCTGATCACCTGCGTGGTCACGGCGCTGCGCGCCCATGCCGACTTCCGGGCGCTGGAACAGCGCGTCGCCGAGCGTACCCGGCAGTTGGAGGAGGCGACCGCCCGCCTGAACCGGCTGGCGGTGCTGGACCCGCTGACCGGGGTATGGAACCGCCGCCGCTTCCTGGAGCTGACGGAGGCGGAACTGGCACGGGCGCGGCGCCATGGCCGGCCGCTCGGGCTGTTCCTGCTCGATCCCGACGGCTTCAGGAGGATCACCGACACCCACGGCCTCGCGGCGGGCGACGCGGTGCTGCGCGCCCTGGTGAAGCGGGTGCGGGCGGCCCTGCGCATCTCCGACCATCTCGCCCGCTTCGGCGGCGAGGAGTTCGTCGTCCTGCTGCCGGAGACCGATGCCGCCGGCACCGCCGTCGTGGCGGAGCGGGTGCGCGCGGCCTTGGCCGACAGTCCGGTGCCGGTGCCTGGAACTGGGCCCGGCCCGCGGCCGGCGGAAAGCCGCGCCGTCACCGCCAGCATCGGCGCCACCGCCTGGCTGCCGCTGGAGCCGTCGGTCGAGCAGGCCTTTCACCGCGCCGAACGGGCTCTCCAGGCGGCCCGGCAGGCCGGCGGCAACCGGGTGGAGGTCGGATAG
- a CDS encoding potassium transporter Kup, which produces MEAGMDEREHATKLRALALGALGVVYGDIGTSPLYTLRECLTEGGGFPLVPEVILGVLSLIFWALIITVTVKYVVFVMRADNQGEGGILALTALALRGMRPGHRRTGIVMAIGVMGAALFYGDSLITPAISVLSAVEGLHVVAPALDAYVIPITLTILIGLFVLQRFGTEKVGRLFGPVMLVWFLTLGVLGGWQIVRYPGVLAAVWPGHAVEMLFQHGWHGFLLLGAVVLAVTGAEALYADMGHFGRKPIRIAWYALVLPSLLLCYFGQGALLLHEPDAIENPFFHLAPEWAQVPLLLLATAATIIAGQAVISGAYSVTLQAMHLRYLPRMEVRHTSEHAKGQIYMPQLNWLLLAGVLLLVLSFQTSSNLAAAYGIAVTGTMVATTLLAYKVARSLGRWKLWQAVLALAVFLTVDMALFLANLVKVEEGGWFPLVVGALVFLLMATWRRGREVVRKRLAEDALPFDLLMERMKGGSVQRVSGTAVFLTGNPRGLPPGLLHSLKHYKVLHQRVVLLTVDIEDVPHVPDDQRFELKALSAGFFRLIVHFGFKDEPDIPQALETRRIPGLPFEPMETTYFVSRETLIRSHGKLGLPRWQEPLFIFLSKLSTSASEYFCIPPNRVVELGMQLEI; this is translated from the coding sequence ATGGAAGCAGGCATGGACGAGCGCGAGCATGCGACGAAGCTGCGCGCGCTCGCGCTGGGGGCGCTGGGTGTCGTCTATGGCGACATCGGCACCAGCCCGCTCTACACGCTGCGCGAATGCCTGACCGAGGGCGGCGGCTTTCCGCTGGTGCCGGAGGTCATCCTGGGCGTGCTGTCATTGATCTTCTGGGCGCTGATCATCACGGTGACGGTGAAATATGTCGTCTTCGTGATGCGGGCCGACAACCAGGGCGAGGGCGGCATTCTGGCGCTGACCGCGCTGGCACTGCGCGGCATGCGGCCGGGACACCGGCGCACCGGCATCGTCATGGCGATCGGCGTGATGGGGGCGGCGCTGTTCTACGGCGACAGCCTGATCACCCCGGCCATCTCGGTGCTGAGCGCGGTGGAGGGGCTGCATGTCGTGGCACCCGCCCTGGACGCCTACGTCATCCCGATCACGCTGACCATCCTGATCGGGCTGTTCGTGCTGCAGCGCTTCGGCACCGAGAAGGTGGGCCGGCTGTTCGGGCCGGTGATGCTGGTCTGGTTCCTGACGCTGGGCGTGCTGGGCGGCTGGCAGATCGTGCGCTATCCGGGCGTGCTGGCCGCGGTCTGGCCCGGCCATGCGGTCGAGATGCTGTTCCAGCATGGCTGGCACGGCTTCCTGCTGCTGGGCGCCGTGGTGCTGGCGGTGACGGGTGCCGAGGCGCTCTATGCCGACATGGGGCATTTCGGGCGCAAGCCGATCCGCATCGCCTGGTACGCGCTGGTGCTGCCGTCGCTGCTGCTGTGCTATTTCGGCCAGGGCGCCCTGCTGCTGCACGAGCCCGACGCCATCGAGAACCCCTTCTTCCATCTGGCGCCGGAATGGGCGCAGGTGCCGCTGCTGCTGCTGGCCACCGCGGCCACCATCATCGCCGGGCAGGCGGTGATCTCCGGCGCCTATTCGGTGACGCTGCAGGCGATGCATCTGCGCTACCTGCCGCGGATGGAGGTGCGGCACACCTCCGAGCATGCCAAGGGCCAGATCTACATGCCGCAGCTGAATTGGCTGCTGCTGGCCGGCGTCCTCCTGCTGGTGCTGAGCTTCCAGACCTCCAGCAACCTCGCCGCCGCCTACGGCATCGCGGTGACCGGGACGATGGTGGCGACCACGCTGCTGGCCTACAAGGTCGCGCGCTCGCTCGGCCGCTGGAAGCTGTGGCAGGCGGTGCTGGCGCTGGCGGTGTTCCTGACCGTCGACATGGCGCTGTTCCTGGCCAATCTGGTCAAGGTCGAGGAGGGCGGCTGGTTCCCGCTGGTGGTCGGCGCGCTGGTCTTCCTGCTGATGGCGACGTGGCGGCGCGGCCGCGAGGTGGTGCGCAAGCGGCTGGCCGAGGATGCGCTGCCCTTCGACCTGCTGATGGAGCGGATGAAGGGCGGGTCGGTGCAGCGGGTGTCGGGCACCGCCGTGTTCCTGACCGGCAACCCGCGCGGCCTGCCGCCCGGGCTGCTGCACAGCCTGAAGCACTACAAGGTGCTGCACCAGCGCGTCGTCCTGCTGACCGTCGACATCGAGGATGTGCCCCATGTGCCCGATGACCAGCGGTTCGAGCTGAAGGCGCTGTCCGCCGGCTTCTTCCGGCTGATCGTCCATTTCGGCTTCAAGGACGAACCCGACATCCCGCAGGCGCTGGAGACTAGGCGGATTCCAGGATTGCCGTTCGAGCCGATGGAGACGACCTATTTCGTCAGCCGCGAGACGCTGATCCGCAGCCACGGCAAGCTCGGCCTGCCGCGCTGGCAGGAACCGCTGTTCATCTTCCTGTCGAAGCTGTCGACCAGCGCGTCGGAGTATTTCTGCATCCCGCCCAACCGCGTGGTCGAACTGGGCATGCAGTTGGAGATCTGA
- a CDS encoding PLP-dependent aminotransferase family protein yields MHAKCELHALCIEVCFVAHWLRFLYDTLDFRVHPPVLKIWMVQMLRPWPLHIPLDEDSQRAIHIQIYDAVVAGIRSKRLPAGSPLPGSRTFAQLLDVNRKTVQLAYDELIAAGWVTTEGRRGTFVCLRPPSAQRSTAETGIDRHPEPVRSSQPVPQPPPYTTIVFDDGAPDTRLVPVSALAQAYHGALRRLSRSNRLADEHPLGNPELRRSISGMLNFNRGMATTPDRICLTRGSQMAIFLAARILTGPGRTVALEEPGYGQARTAFRRAGADLALVPVDGEGMRVDILEGLCRTRGLACVYVTPHHQFPTTVSLSPERRRRLLELSERYGFTIVEDDYDHEFHFASKPLLPLANRAPDARIIYIGSFSKLLSPHVRSGFITGPAGFIRDAASWVAQIDRLGDPVKELALSELINSGTLQRHNDKARQVYDQRRQGFADLLRQNLGTGVRFSVPDGGLAYWVEFDAPVNTAGFMARARAAGVRLLPARQFWTGRPLVGGTRIGYAHMSGAEVAEPLRRLGRVLRQTESPGNTGERG; encoded by the coding sequence TTGCATGCCAAATGCGAGCTGCACGCATTGTGCATCGAGGTTTGTTTTGTTGCTCATTGGTTGCGTTTTCTGTATGACACACTCGATTTCAGGGTGCATCCTCCAGTTCTTAAAATCTGGATGGTCCAGATGCTCAGACCGTGGCCACTTCATATTCCCCTCGATGAGGACAGCCAGCGGGCGATCCACATCCAAATCTACGATGCGGTGGTGGCAGGCATCCGTTCGAAGCGGCTGCCCGCCGGTAGTCCGCTACCGGGCAGCCGAACCTTTGCACAACTTCTGGATGTTAATCGCAAAACGGTGCAATTGGCCTATGACGAGCTGATCGCCGCCGGCTGGGTTACGACGGAAGGCCGGCGCGGTACCTTCGTCTGCCTGCGCCCCCCGTCAGCGCAGCGTTCGACCGCCGAGACGGGCATCGACCGGCATCCGGAGCCCGTGCGATCGTCCCAGCCGGTTCCTCAGCCGCCGCCATACACCACGATCGTCTTCGACGATGGCGCTCCGGACACCCGGCTGGTGCCGGTGTCGGCCCTGGCGCAGGCCTATCATGGGGCGCTGCGGCGGCTCAGCCGAAGCAACAGGCTGGCCGACGAGCACCCGTTGGGCAATCCTGAGCTCCGGCGATCGATTTCGGGCATGCTGAATTTCAACCGCGGCATGGCCACCACGCCGGACCGCATCTGCCTGACCCGTGGTAGCCAGATGGCTATTTTTCTGGCGGCCCGCATCCTGACCGGACCGGGCAGGACGGTTGCGCTGGAAGAGCCGGGCTATGGGCAGGCCCGGACTGCGTTCCGTCGGGCCGGGGCGGATCTGGCGCTGGTTCCGGTGGACGGGGAAGGGATGCGGGTGGACATTCTGGAAGGGCTGTGTCGGACGCGTGGGCTCGCCTGCGTCTATGTCACGCCGCACCATCAGTTTCCCACCACCGTGTCGCTGAGCCCCGAGCGGCGCCGACGGCTGCTCGAGCTGTCGGAGCGTTACGGCTTCACCATCGTCGAGGACGACTACGACCACGAGTTCCATTTTGCCAGCAAGCCGCTGCTGCCGCTGGCCAACCGGGCGCCGGATGCGCGGATCATATACATCGGCTCATTCTCCAAACTGCTGTCGCCGCATGTGCGCAGCGGTTTCATCACGGGGCCGGCCGGATTCATCCGCGACGCCGCTTCGTGGGTGGCCCAGATCGATCGGTTGGGAGATCCGGTGAAGGAATTGGCACTGTCCGAACTGATCAATTCCGGCACTCTGCAGCGCCATAACGACAAGGCCCGGCAGGTCTACGACCAGCGTCGGCAGGGCTTTGCCGACCTGTTGCGGCAGAATCTCGGGACGGGTGTGCGCTTCTCGGTACCGGATGGCGGATTGGCCTATTGGGTGGAGTTCGACGCGCCGGTCAACACGGCCGGTTTCATGGCGCGGGCACGAGCGGCGGGGGTGCGTCTTCTGCCCGCCCGACAGTTCTGGACCGGCAGGCCCTTGGTAGGAGGGACGCGGATCGGCTACGCTCATATGTCCGGGGCGGAGGTTGCGGAACCGCTGCGTCGCCTCGGGCGGGTTCTACGCCAGACGGAGTCTCCCGGCAACACCGGCGAAAGGGGGTAG